The following proteins are co-located in the Piscirickettsia litoralis genome:
- a CDS encoding AAA family ATPase: MIIQELKLENFRNLSPTTLKFSSSFNYVLGVNGSGKSNLLEAIGLFGLGRSFRASGWRQMLQHEQAFYRLEALCQCDGVEQRGLIYRDQSMRQQQLYFDDERVGSSIAFVDHFPIQDIHPESGQLLIDGPSERRRYLDWGAFHVKRDLFAQAWRRYNQALQQRNHLIKFNEKKKRVVFI, encoded by the coding sequence TTGATTATTCAAGAGCTTAAGCTGGAGAATTTTAGGAATCTAAGTCCGACGACCTTGAAATTTTCGAGTTCTTTTAATTACGTGTTGGGTGTTAATGGTAGTGGCAAATCTAACTTACTAGAAGCGATTGGTTTATTTGGTCTGGGGCGCTCTTTTCGTGCCTCAGGTTGGCGACAAATGTTACAGCACGAGCAGGCTTTTTATCGGCTTGAAGCGCTTTGCCAGTGTGATGGAGTGGAGCAGCGCGGCCTGATTTATCGTGATCAGAGCATGAGGCAGCAGCAACTGTACTTTGACGACGAACGTGTAGGGTCGAGTATTGCGTTTGTAGATCACTTTCCCATTCAAGATATTCACCCAGAGAGCGGACAATTGCTTATTGATGGTCCTTCTGAGCGTCGCCGTTATTTAGACTGGGGCGCGTTTCACGTGAAACGGGATTTATTTGCTCAGGCTTGGCGGCGCTATAATCAAGCATTGCAACAGCGAAATCATTTAATTAAATTTAACGAAAAAAAGAAAAGAGTTGTCTTTATTTGA
- a CDS encoding DNA replication/repair protein RecF, with protein MTLYVNMQLLSIQKGRNILPGLSRFVVICCRIFFDDCEFELQYYAGWDDTKSLKEHLALTLESDFRRGYTYVGAHRADIKVRVQGRDVAKVLSRGQQKLLVYALKLAQGKTLQSLTAKRAIYLLDDLAAELDADNLKRVLTVLSELGSQVFISGIDVLPAITEQIEGFDFKQFHVERGFIKEVV; from the coding sequence ATGACTTTATATGTAAATATGCAGCTTTTATCGATTCAGAAAGGAAGAAATATTTTGCCAGGCTTGAGCAGGTTTGTTGTTATATGTTGTCGCATTTTTTTTGATGATTGTGAGTTTGAGCTGCAGTATTATGCCGGTTGGGATGACACTAAAAGCTTGAAAGAGCATCTAGCTTTAACGCTGGAGAGTGATTTTCGTCGTGGTTATACCTATGTCGGTGCACACCGTGCGGATATCAAAGTACGTGTGCAAGGTCGAGATGTGGCTAAAGTGTTATCACGCGGCCAACAGAAATTATTAGTTTATGCGCTAAAGTTGGCTCAAGGGAAAACTTTGCAGAGTTTAACGGCTAAACGGGCTATTTATTTGTTGGATGATTTAGCCGCCGAGTTAGATGCAGACAATTTAAAGCGCGTATTGACGGTGCTTAGTGAGCTAGGAAGTCAGGTGTTTATCAGTGGTATTGATGTATTGCCTGCGATTACTGAACAGATTGAAGGGTTTGATTTTAAACAGTTTCACGTGGAACGCGGATTTATCAAAGAAGTGGTATAA
- the bioA gene encoding adenosylmethionine--8-amino-7-oxononanoate transaminase produces MSLISRDLKHLWHPCSQMKDYESFPPLEVIQAQGCYLTLNNGQKIIDVISSWWCKSFGHNHPILKKAIHNQLEKFEHVILANTTNHTIVELSEALATLQPGLDKVMYASDGSCAVEIAMKMSLHSRVIQPQPEKKHFAALSHGYHGETLATLSVSDLGLYKAPYQSACLNNVTFIDHIPYVSGTDDPLWHDCSLHWQKAQLQLEAVKHQLTAILIEPIVQGAGGMLIYSADFLKRLNAWCKANDIHLIADEIMTGLGRTGRPLACQHANISPDFICLSKGLTGGVLPMSAVLTHNEIYQLFYDDYETGKAFMHSHTHSGNALAAAVALATQKLLNSPGFYESTQEKGQYMRELLEDTAQQTGKLKNIRSIGMVAAADLIVPDNDKTRWGYLIYQEAIKNGALLRPLGNTLYWLPPLITTKEELKKIASITTQAIEAILS; encoded by the coding sequence ATGTCTTTAATTTCGCGCGATTTAAAACACCTTTGGCACCCTTGCTCACAAATGAAGGACTATGAAAGCTTCCCTCCTCTTGAAGTCATTCAAGCACAAGGTTGTTATTTAACACTAAATAACGGTCAAAAAATTATCGATGTTATCTCTAGCTGGTGGTGCAAATCCTTCGGACACAATCATCCAATTCTTAAAAAAGCCATACATAACCAACTAGAAAAATTCGAGCACGTTATTCTTGCCAACACCACCAACCATACGATTGTCGAACTCTCAGAAGCTCTAGCAACGTTACAGCCCGGATTAGACAAAGTCATGTATGCTAGCGATGGCTCTTGCGCGGTAGAAATCGCGATGAAAATGAGTTTGCATAGCCGAGTTATTCAACCGCAACCTGAAAAAAAACACTTCGCTGCCCTAAGTCATGGCTATCACGGCGAAACCTTAGCCACACTCTCTGTGAGCGACTTGGGCCTATACAAAGCACCTTATCAATCTGCCTGTCTAAATAACGTTACCTTTATTGATCATATCCCCTACGTCAGTGGCACAGATGATCCACTATGGCATGACTGTTCACTACATTGGCAAAAAGCTCAGCTTCAGTTAGAAGCAGTCAAACACCAGCTTACCGCCATCTTAATTGAACCCATTGTCCAAGGCGCTGGCGGCATGCTGATCTATAGTGCTGATTTTTTAAAGCGTTTAAATGCCTGGTGCAAAGCCAATGATATCCACCTTATTGCCGATGAGATCATGACAGGGCTCGGCCGCACAGGACGACCGCTCGCCTGCCAGCATGCTAACATTTCCCCTGACTTTATCTGCTTATCTAAAGGACTCACTGGTGGTGTTTTACCCATGAGTGCAGTCCTCACTCACAATGAAATTTACCAGCTATTCTATGATGATTATGAGACCGGCAAAGCCTTTATGCATTCACATACTCATTCGGGTAATGCCTTAGCCGCCGCTGTCGCTCTAGCCACGCAAAAACTCCTAAACAGCCCAGGGTTTTATGAAAGCACTCAAGAAAAGGGGCAATATATGCGTGAATTGCTTGAAGATACCGCCCAGCAAACAGGCAAACTTAAAAATATTCGTAGTATTGGTATGGTCGCAGCAGCAGACTTAATCGTTCCCGACAATGATAAAACACGCTGGGGTTACCTCATCTACCAAGAAGCCATTAAAAATGGTGCACTATTGCGCCCTTTAGGCAATACCTTATATTGGCTGCCGCCATTAATTACCACAAAAGAAGAACTCAAAAAAATAGCTTCAATCACAACTCAAGCAATTGAAGCTATTTTAAGCTAG
- a CDS encoding YcgL domain-containing protein: MEINCSIFKSLRHHEMYLYTQAGVNLETLPTELMERFGRYEHVMDLTLNEQRKLARENVFDVIESIEKHGFYLQIPPKLSDCVARTIERIEIAENALSEE, from the coding sequence ATGGAAATTAACTGTTCAATATTTAAAAGCTTACGTCACCACGAGATGTATTTGTATACACAAGCTGGGGTTAATTTAGAAACGTTGCCGACAGAGTTAATGGAGCGTTTCGGCCGTTATGAACATGTGATGGATTTAACGTTGAATGAACAGCGAAAATTAGCACGTGAGAATGTATTTGATGTTATTGAATCGATTGAGAAACATGGTTTTTATTTGCAGATTCCACCTAAGTTAAGTGATTGTGTGGCGCGGACGATTGAGCGCATTGAAATTGCTGAGAAC